The sequence below is a genomic window from Fusibacter sp. A1.
CCGGTTGTTGTTGACCATGTCCACCACAGCTCCACCGCCGCCGACCATCAGCAACGCATCGTAGTCGTTCAGCTTTTCCCATGCATCTTGGCGCGCCTTATAGTAATCTTCCAGCGCATACAGGTAGCGCTCAGAACTCAAATAAGGCCTCACGGGCATCAAGTCCTTAAGTACGATAGTGTCCGTGAAAAACGTATCCCAATTTGTAGACTTTCCTCTTTCGGCCATTTCATCAGTGGTTACCGGTCGTCCAAGAGGCGGATCGACGTAGGCGGCCTCTAGTGAGGCACCATCCGGAAAAGGCGTGGTCTTACCTGTGTTCACCAGAAAATCGTATGCTATACCTGCTTCTTTGAGCCGATCAAGGGGCTTAAGCAGCTCCTCCACCCAAAATCCTTTTTCCGAAAGAGCTACAAGAACTTTTTTAGGCATTTATCTTCATCCTTTCATCATATAAACTGATTGTTTTGCTTTACTGAGTTTCACCGAACAATCTTGGTCCGTAGATATCGATAATCTGAGGAGCCATTCTGTCAGGGTATAACTCAAGCACCGCAGCCTTATACGCTGCTACATCCGGCTGATATTTAATAGCCAATCCGACGACCGTCTTAATGTAGTCAATATTCGCTAAGACCTCCTTGTGATCGGCAGGTTCACCGTGTCCAGGCATAAACAGCATCTTTTCATGCGTTGCCATCTCTTCAAGGTAATCCGTCCAGTTTTCAAGTGCGGTGCTTTCGATATATACGTGACTGCCACTATAGAGCAAGTCCTGTAAAATCGTCACACCGTAATCGGGTAGTTTGATCACTAGCTGAAACTTCACTTCGGCATCTGTGACCCGGTCAAAAGAAAACCTGATACCGTCAATCAACTGGTCGTCAAGCCCCACTTTATGCTCAGGTATCACAATAAAATCCGGTACACCTTCTCCAAAAATGTGCTTAAGTTCACTTCGAATGGTTTCACCGCTTTCTATAAGTGAATCGATCGTTTCAGGCAAGGCATATATCGGTAAATCGTAAAACGCGGCGCTCAGACCAAAGAAGTGGTCGGGATGGTCATGTGATAGGTATACGCGTTCGATAGGCTTACCAATATCATCTACATACTTTCGAAACGCATGAGCATAGTAATTGACAAGCTGCCCGTCAACCACAATGAGCTTGTTCGGGCCTTCGATGACATGTGTCGCGACAGACAAGAAGTCCTCGGGACAGATGAACGTGTGAATGCGAACCTCTTCTGAAAGATCTATCACCTTTACATCAAAGGGTTTCATTAACTGTTCCATAAAAATCTCCTTTACATGGTCAAGTCAAGTAGTATCCGTGAATGAAATCACTTCACGTTCGTTTCTACATTTTGTTTATGACTTCGACCAGTTTGTGACCATAGGCCGATGACGATTCAACGGACAATCCTGTCACAAAAGGATGGTCGTAGATCACGCATGGATTTTCACGACTCGTCGTCGGATCTGCGCTAACTAACTTTCTGTCACCGACAGCATCCTCCACCATAAACTGCAAAGGAAAAAGAAAACCGTTAATCATAAGCTTCATATCCGGATTAGTCGGAGTAGGACGATGGAACTCAAAATTATGATCCCCCACAAAGTCCCATTCATGCGGATGTGCAGTTACCTTCTTACCGTAAATCACACTTCTATAGTCATTTTCGGGATCCCTGGTAAATGCCAGCGCACCCACCGTATAACATAGGGCGCCGATTATCTTACCACTCTTATATGCTTTGTAGATCAGTTCATGAACCGTCAGATTACCTGCGATATCAAGGGGAGAACCTGCGCCACCCACCATGACAAGAGCGTCATACTGATCCATGTCAGCATCTGAAAACTTAATCGAATTATCCCATTCACCCGTATCCAGAATCTCATTGACACGGTCGATCACCTTCTGCGGATTCATCGCCACCCCCTGCTGGGGATCAATAAAGTCTGGATCCATACTCATCGAACCAGGTAACGGAGTCATGCCTTTGTAGGTTGCCAAAGTGAGATCAAAACCCGCGGATTTCATAATATCCCACGGCGCCTGAAGTTCTTCGGCCCAAAGGCCATAATTTGAAGCAAGAACAAGCACTTTCTTTCCCATGATAATTCTCCTTCCTTTCATAGTATTTCTCAATGTTAAACGCTGTATTGTTTACCCCGAAACATTGATATATAACACGTTCTGCCTCATGTGCATGAATAACGTACAAACTTGGTCATATTCGGTCACATAATCGCACAAAAAAAACTCATGCGCTTGTCATGAGTTTTTTTCAATGGTTCTCGTGATAAAATTATATAGTTTCTCAAGGACGATACTGCTCCATAATAGTAATTATCTTACCATCCAGTAAGGTAAGCATAACCAGTGTTCCCTCTTCAAGTTCGTTTAAAAACAAATTTGGATCGACCCGTTCACCTATAGCGCCTACTAAACGATAACTTTCCATATATTCATACCTTTCATATGAAACGATCGTCTCGTCCTCATCCAAAATATAAAACCCGCTCGGAAGGGTGTCGTACTCGATTCCAAGTTCGGTCAGCTTCTCTTGATCGTCATAGTGGGTTAACCATTCACAATAGTCAATGTAAATCCTATCCTCATCCGCCTTCTCAAAATAACCGAACACAGACTCGGTCCTACCATCATTGGTCAGTAGCTGATCTAAATAGAGCTGATCTGACTCAAACCGGTCAAATCCAGCTTTCACCTCAGCCACTTCATCTTCGATGTTATCGTACCTTTCATTTAACTTGATGTGTTCAAGCCTAAAACCAGCCATATAGTCATCATGGTAGTTCAACTTAGATCCGAAAACCTCTAAATCCTTTTTCAAATTATCAGTGATTGCACTTTCATCTCTCAACTGAGTTTCAAGCTGCTGCACTCTGGTTGACAGAGTGTTCATCTGCATCAGAACATAAGCGAAGATCAGTACGACTAGACCCGGTACTACCCATTTGTTCTTCATGGCATCTCCTTTGCATCAGCATCTATCACACTTCATTGTCTTTATACTTTGTTAAAAGCGAATCCGGAAGATGACAGTAATCATCAGGACACCTCGTCAACCTGTCTTGGTGTTCCTCTGCGCTTCTCACATAGTTGGCAAGCGGCAAGACTTCGACCACTACTCTGTCACGGTCCTCTCTCAATTTAATAAAGGCTTCAACCTCTTCAAGGTGCTCCTTAGATAAGCTATATACCCCCGTTCGGTACTTTTCACCAATATCATCCCCTTGCCTGTTCAGACTATAGGGATCAATAATTTCAAAAAAATAGCTCATCAGCTCGGTTAAGGAGACCACATCCGGTTCATACGTCGTTTTCACACACTCCGCATACCCGTCATATGGCCCCTCTAAGCTTTGTGTCCTACCATTCGCTCGTCCAGCTTCAGTAGCCACAACACCAGGTAATGTCTTCATAAAAGCTTGCACTCCCCAAAGACACCCACCTGCAAAATAGACTGTTTCCATTTTGATCTCCCTTTCGATTGTTCGACTGACTTAAAATTTTTCATATCCATCAAAGGGTACAGTTCAAATTAATCGACTGTACGATTCTTTCCTGTATGTCCACTACCTCGGTTAACCTCACAGGTCCATAGACTTGACTTCTTGCTCCAGGTTCAAATCGTTATAAAGCTTGTTCATAAAGGTAATCACAGCCTGAGAACTACCATTTAGCTCTAAGTACTTCTTCATTCGAAAACTCCTTAAACGAGCTTTCCGTGCCACATAGGTATTGACAGAACATTGACCCCTTGTTAGCATTGACTATAGACCTAACAAAGGAGCATGCAATGAAAACATTCTTTATGGATTTAGAATTTCTCTGCGACGAACACGATGTCTATGAAGACGACATCATCGCAATCTGCATTTTATCAGAAGACGACAGCTATGAACTCTTAAGCTTTATCCACCCAGAAGACGATGACTACGAGGTTTCTGACTACTGCACCGACCTGACGGGTATCAGTCAAAACGACCTTTCTGACAAGCCCTATTTCGAAGATATTTACGACCAAATGTTAGAAAACATCGCTCAAGACGACACGATCTATGTATGGGGCGACACAGACCTTGAAGCGATTTACAAGGCTAGCATGCAATTGGCCGATGAACTTGAGTTCAACATCGTCGATTTTCAAACTGAG
It includes:
- a CDS encoding exonuclease domain-containing protein, producing MKTFFMDLEFLCDEHDVYEDDIIAICILSEDDSYELLSFIHPEDDDYEVSDYCTDLTGISQNDLSDKPYFEDIYDQMLENIAQDDTIYVWGDTDLEAIYKASMQLADELEFNIVDFQTEFVEYCDYKFRPGLKKVYSALTDDDSAQHHDVRSDTLMLKEIYRIFHSDKKAAMRKVKSQLK
- a CDS encoding peptide-methionine (S)-S-oxide reductase produces the protein METVYFAGGCLWGVQAFMKTLPGVVATEAGRANGRTQSLEGPYDGYAECVKTTYEPDVVSLTELMSYFFEIIDPYSLNRQGDDIGEKYRTGVYSLSKEHLEEVEAFIKLREDRDRVVVEVLPLANYVRSAEEHQDRLTRCPDDYCHLPDSLLTKYKDNEV
- a CDS encoding DJ-1/PfpI family protein; amino-acid sequence: MGKKVLVLASNYGLWAEELQAPWDIMKSAGFDLTLATYKGMTPLPGSMSMDPDFIDPQQGVAMNPQKVIDRVNEILDTGEWDNSIKFSDADMDQYDALVMVGGAGSPLDIAGNLTVHELIYKAYKSGKIIGALCYTVGALAFTRDPENDYRSVIYGKKVTAHPHEWDFVGDHNFEFHRPTPTNPDMKLMINGFLFPLQFMVEDAVGDRKLVSADPTTSRENPCVIYDHPFVTGLSVESSSAYGHKLVEVINKM
- a CDS encoding type 1 glutamine amidotransferase domain-containing protein, producing MPKKVLVALSEKGFWVEELLKPLDRLKEAGIAYDFLVNTGKTTPFPDGASLEAAYVDPPLGRPVTTDEMAERGKSTNWDTFFTDTIVLKDLMPVRPYLSSERYLYALEDYYKARQDAWEKLNDYDALLMVGGGGAVVDMVNNNRLHDVILGFYYRDKPIAAECYTVTCLAFARELDSRKSILVGRHVTGHTMEYDYTANWAIFANGDYFNFDSPPFPLEYILRDTVGVHGRFHSNIGRATSVIVDYPFITSRSVESSDECGRLLVDVLEKGVRKYGW
- a CDS encoding MBL fold metallo-hydrolase, encoding MEQLMKPFDVKVIDLSEEVRIHTFICPEDFLSVATHVIEGPNKLIVVDGQLVNYYAHAFRKYVDDIGKPIERVYLSHDHPDHFFGLSAAFYDLPIYALPETIDSLIESGETIRSELKHIFGEGVPDFIVIPEHKVGLDDQLIDGIRFSFDRVTDAEVKFQLVIKLPDYGVTILQDLLYSGSHVYIESTALENWTDYLEEMATHEKMLFMPGHGEPADHKEVLANIDYIKTVVGLAIKYQPDVAAYKAAVLELYPDRMAPQIIDIYGPRLFGETQ